The genomic DNA CATCATTGAAAATCCTACAGGACTTGTCAATAACGGATATTGCAATTTACAATAATCCCTATTAGGGATTGAAACCCTATCCCCACCAATATATGATTTGTATACATATATTTAAATTGCAATTTACAATAATCCCTATTAGGGATTGAAACCGAATCTCCCACTCCGAAATTTTAGCTATTAATTATTGCAATTTACAATAATCCCTATTAGGGATTGAAACGTCATGGCTACACCAGATACCATTAATGCCCAATTGCAATTTACAATAATCCCTATTAGGGATTGAAACCATGAGCATTGTGATCATTTTTGTAGCACAAGTACAAATTGCAATTTACAATAATCCCTATTAGGGATTGAAACATTTATTATATAAAGCTAAGTGCTTTTTGATAAGAATTGCAATTTACAATAATCCCTATTAGGGATTGAAACATCACGAATTATTTTTATATTATCAAATTCCGGTAATTGCAATTTACAATAATCCCTATTAGGGATTGAAACGGATCAAGATTGCATTATCAGTAGCAGATAATTCTATTGCAATTTACAATAATCCCTATTAGGGATTGAAACATCCTTACTGGGTAATCCTGATAAGTCAGGCAATTGTGATGAGCCATAGTAAAATGATAAAGACCACAATAAATCATTTCTAATGAAATCTCATCAAAGGGGAGAGAAAGTTCGTCAGCTACAGCATCACCTAAATCGACTAAAACCGCATAAAACAACCAACCCGGATTTCTCACAAAGAAATAAAAAAAGGGGTCAAAAACTGAGAAAATGTATATGTAGAAAGCATTTCAACAGTTATAAAGTATGACCCCAGTATCAACAGATTGTACACCAAAGCAGTTCAAATTTGAAAGAGAAAAAGCTCGCCCAGTTGTAGTAAATTTCCAGGGTGGAAGAGTAACATCAGATGCAGGACTAAGTTTAATTGCGGAGATAGATAAGAAACTGCAAATCACATCAAGACTAGCGCAATGTTTCCAAGATTACAGGCAGCCAAATAGAAAACAACATTCAATAGAAAACCTCATAGCACAAAGAATATATGGGTTAATCATGGGATATGAAGACCTCAACGACCATGAAGAACTAAGACATGACCCAATGTTCGCTCTCTTCATAGGAAAAAGAATAAATCAAGAGAATGAACCAATAATATTAGCAGGGAAAAGTACATTAAATCGTTTAGAACATTGTCCAGAAAACATAGAACAGGGAACAGAAAGTAGATATCATCGCATCGGACACTCAACAGCAGAAATAGAAAAATTATTTATCAAAATATTTCTAGAATCATACCCAAAAGAACCGAAACAAATAATCTTAGACCTAGACGTGACAGATGATTTAGTACATGGAAATCAAGAACAAGTATTTTTCAACACATATTATGGAGCATATTGTTATGCACCACTATATATATTCTGTGGCAAACATCTATTAGCAGCCAAATTAAGACCATCAAACGTAGACCCAGCAGCAGGAGCATTATCAGAATTACAGAGAGTCATTAAACAAAGTTTAGTTAAAACTGAATTACAGAATGCACAAGTTGGCACTATCCGTACCAAGTTGTTGAAGTTAGGAGCTTTGATTAAGATAACAACCAGACGAGTTTTAATTGCGATTAATAGTTCTTGTCCCTACAAGGATATTTATGCGACTGCTTACCGTTGTTTGCAGTTGTTACCCAATCCTGGTTAATTCTTTGGCGGCAATTATCACGCTCATTTCTAGTTTTTATTAGGGTTGAAAAACTTGTTTTTTCTTAACTCTGTTTTTTGATGTCTAAGTTCACTAAAATAATTTTTATCTCCGTATATACCAAGACATTTATATGATATATTTGACGACTTTTGTTGAATTTATACGGTGACATTTATTTTTTATCATCGCCGCGCTTCATGTATCAAATAAATGCCACTTGCTGTGGCTTTTCATCAATGATTTTTTCTTCTTGTGAGAAATCCGGGTGAAAAGGATTTCCCCCGTGTTCAAAATTAACCTGTTCATTGAGGAGTTGTACAGGTAATCTTTTTTCTATGAATAATTCTGGACGTTGGGGGGTAGGGGTAGTCATGGAGGCGCAGAGATTTGGGTATTAATTAATATATTTTATTATAAGTGGGTGGCTTGTCAATTGATTGTCTGAATCAGGATGTCCAGGATTACAGGATTTACAGGATGGGGTGATTTTTTATTGTCTGAATTAGGTTTTTTCAGGTTTGATAATTTCCAGGATTTTTTTGTCTGAATCAGGTGGTTATCGAGCGAAGTCGAGATAATGTCCAGAATTTAAGGATGTACAGGATTTGATTATTCTCTAAATTCGGAGAAAATTAATTACACCATCAACACTCAACCGTCATCTGTCATTAATCAATTTGTAAATTTTTCGGATTGTTGAGAATGAAATGATTATCTTGTTTCACTAAATCACCTATACAGTGAATTTGTAACCGTTCTTGATAAGCTTTAATAGCTAAGATATAATCCTGATTAGCTAGAACTGTTTTAATTTCTTGTAATTTCTCAAACACTGCACCTAATAATGTGATTTCTCCTCTCAGCTTATCATTTTCTGGAGTAGCAATTTGCATGACAACACCTTGAACAGTGAAGTTAGGGTAATTAGTAATAAACTCACTGAGAATATCAAATTGATCTCTATTCTCGACTATTTCTAATGTTTTTAAAATATCGCTAATTCTTTCAGCATAATCTCCTAAATTATGTTGAAGAGGTAACAAAATTTCATATTCATCTGTGGTGTCTTTTTTTAATCGCCAAATTGCCCCAGTATCATTATAAATTCGTCCTGTTTCCTGCCATCCTGTAGCTTGGAGGTGTGCCTGAATAATATCAGGTTGAACTGTTTTCAGTGTTTGACTATCTTTGATGGTAACTTTCATGGCAATTCTCCAAAACTAATCCGTTGAATAATGGCTTGAAGTGCATCTGGTGTAAACTGATTATGACGTGGTATTTCAATAGTAACATTGGTTGTATTGGTGGTATCTGGCATTCCGCGTAATGAAACCCAGTAAGCACAATATCTCAGACACAGTTCATCTTCAGTTTGTTTTATCCAGTCTGTGATTTTTTCTGGAACTAGGACAACTACTAAAATTCTCGGTACAAGAGAATTTATCCTTAAATCATGATAATTTTTGATGATGAGGGGATATTTAATAGAGTTTTCTTCAAGAACATCTCTAGCGGTACATTTAAGTTGCAATTCCAATCTGGGAGAAAAGATTTTACCTGTCCCACCTCTGCTAAGTATACCTAAATCTACACTATCATTATCTATTTCTGGTCTGTATAAAGAATAACCTGCTACAGAGGCGATCGCTCTAATGTATGTGATGCTAAATTGTTCTTTTTGTTGGTTAATATCCATAGTGGATAATGTTGTTCAATTATTTTTAATAAACTCTAGCCATTCAGTTAGAGTTTTTATATCATTTGTATTAGCTTGTTTTTGGATGTTTAAAGTTATGATTTCATGGCTACGTCCTTCATTTTTGGCTTCTGTTATTGCTGTTATTGGCATTGAGTATGTATTGTTACGCCTATCATGCTTACACTCCTCTGGATTTTGAACTGCCGTTTTTCCTCCTTTTCTGTTAATTGCTAACATTCCTTTTGCCCCATCTTTACCAAGTCCTGCTAGAAGGAGTCCAGCAATTTTACCAGTATGATTATCAGCAAGTTGTATCATTATTTTATCAATACAAGGTAAATTGTCTATGCCATTAGGATTTTCTATGTTATCTACATAATCAAATTCTTCTTGATAAATTTCTTCGGAATTAGATGCTTCTATCATTAATATATTTTTGTCTATTATAATTCTAGAGATTATACGTTTTTCAGGATATGCGTTTACCCAATAAGAATCAGGCAATATGTATAAATATCCTTTTTGAATAAGATAATTGAAATTTTCATCAACAAAAATTAGATGCTCCTTAATTTCATGAAAATTATAATTTATTATATCATTTATACAATTTTCTTTTTTAGGAATAACAAAATAGTCATGAACAGCCCAAATTATAGCCCAATCATTTAATAAATTAGTTTCCTGTAAGGCTTGACTAATAACTTGAGGTGTTCCTGTATTATATGTGGAAGCTCCAATACAAAGGATTTTAGTTGCAGGTTCAATTTGAGTAGAAGATTCTAAATTCATAATTTTCACAAAAAGTATCTAATCTCCTAATAAAACTCTAATCGCTTTTAACGCTTGACTCCGTTTACCATTACTAATCTTAGCAAACCAATAATGGGATTCTTCATAACTCATAGCTTTTATACCTTGGGCAATATTAGCAATTCTTTCTGGTTTAGAAAGTGGTTGTAACGTCTGAAATAACAAAGCTAAATTTATACCCGTTTCCTCAGTTAAAACATAAGGACTTTGGCGATTATGACTTAATGTTTTTGGGTCATAATTATTGGCTTTTAAACAATCATAAATCGCCTGTTTTACCTGAATTAAAACATTACCCTTTAACCTACCAATACGCTTGGCAGAAGGACGTTTCTTTTCTCCTGCCTTTTTATAAGCACATTGATACAATTCCAGGGCAAAGTTATTATTATCTGTGGGAACTACACGCAACTGAAACTCTTGCATACTTATTAACTGATGACTGTTTAGTGTTGACTGTTAACCGTGAACTGTCAAATGTTAACTATACTATTAATTCTTTTCTGATTTACTTTTAAGGGAGTTAAGATACGCATTTAATTTAGGTGATAGTTCATCAATAATTGGTTTTATTTTGTCTATTTGGTCTTGAGTTAACAACTTGCGCTGATACGCTAATCTTAACCAGTGTCTTGTTTCGTTTAAAGAACCTCTAGCTATCTTGACAAAACGTTGATTATCTTGCAAGTTGTAACGTCCATTACCCTCAGCTATGTTAGCACCAATACTATCTGTGGACTTCACCAATTGTTTACCAATAGTATCTTTAGCAAAATAATCCCAGTTTATAACAATAAACCAAATTTCATTGGCAAGTTTTTCCGATAACTGGTAAACTCGTAAATTCTGAAAATTTTCCATATTTTTTAAGTAATTACTATCAACCGTCAGCAGTCAACCGTCAACCGTCAACTGTCAACCGTCAGCAGTCAACAGTCAACAGTCAACAGTCAACTAATAGATGAATTTCGCCCGTCAACCGTCAACTGTCAACCGTCAGCAGTCAACAGTCAACAGTCAGCAGTCAGCAGTCAACCGTCAACCGTCAACTGTCAACCGTCAGCAGTCAACAGTCAACAGTCAACAGTCAACTAATAGATGAATTTCGCCATTAAATTTAACCTATCAACCGGGTTACGATTAAGGGCATTTTTGATGGTACTGATTTCTGAGCCATTTGGTTGTACTGGAGATGAAAATTTAAATATTAACTTCAGTGACACATCAGCTTTCACATCTGGACTACTTAGGGGTTGCTGAATAAAGGCAAAAGCCAGATAAATAAAGAGTTTAAGGGTAAGAAAAAAGGAATAAGGTGCAAGGAAAAGGTGTAAAATAGGTAAAAATCCTTGCATCAAGGTGCATCAAAATGTATCGCAAACAAAAACAACAAGACACGCAAGCGGAAGAATTTGAGTTACCCTTTGGGGGAAAACTAGCAGCAGATAACCGTTGGGTAATCTTGGCGAAAATAATACCTTGGACAGAATTTTTGTTGCAGAATACGCAGCCATATTTACTGAAGTTTTAGGCGCACCAGCCAAAACATTTAGAATGGCATTGGGAGCATTAATAATTAAAGAGAAACTAGGAACAAGTGATAGGGAAACAGTAGAACAGATTAGAGAAAACCCTTATCTGCAATACTTTATAGGAATGTCAGCCTATAGTAATCATTCCCCATTTGACCCATCAATGCTAGTTCATTTTCGAGAAAGAATAGATATGAACCTAGTAAACAGATTGAATCAAAAGATAGTCAAACAAGTATTAGAAAGTCAAGAGGAGGAAGAAGTAAAAGCAAAAAAGTCAGAAGTCGAGGATTCAAAAAGTGAGGTGAAGAATCGAGGTAAATTAATATTAGATGCTAGTTGTGCGCCAGCAGACATCAGTTATCCCACAGATTTAGGATTATTAAATCAAGCCAGAAAGCACACAGAAACAATAATAGATATATTATATAACTCTGTAAAAGTAAAAAATAGCAACAAACCAAGAACCTACAGAAAAATAGCCAGAAAAGAATATTTATTAGTAGCCAGAAAAAAGAAAGTAAAATCCGCTGAAAGAAGAAAAGCTATCAAGAAGCAACTGCAATATATCAAAAGAAACCTAGCCTATATTCAACAACTAATGAATGCGGGTGCGTCACTCTTAGAATTGAGCAACAGACAATATAAAATGTTGCTAGTAGTGGCAGAAGTGTATCGTCAACAACTATGGTTATATGAACATGAGAAACGGAGTATAGAAGACAGGATAGTCAGTTTAAGTCAACCACATATTCGTCCGATAGTACGTGGTAAAGCCGCTAAAAACACGGAATTTGGGGCAAAGTTCTCAGCTAGTTGCTTTGACGGCTATGTATTTTTAGACCAGATTAGTTGGGATAATTTTAATGAATCAGGAGATTTAAAATCTCAAGTAGAAGCTTACAAAAATTTTACCGGATATTATCCTGAATCTGTTCATGTAGATAAAATTTATCGGAGTAGGGAGAATCGAGATTGGTGCAAAGAAAGAGGAATTAGAATTAGTGGACCACCACTGGGTAGACCACCTAAAAATGTCAGCAAAGAAACAAAGAAACAAGCTATTGATGATGAACGGATTCGTAATTCTATTGAGGGGAAATTTGGACAAGGTAAACGAAGATTTAGCCTGGGTAGAGTCATGGCTAAATTGCCTCATACTTCTCTAACTTCTATTGCCCTAACTTTTTTAGTCATGAACCTTTCTACCCTGTTATCAAGGCTTTTTTGGGGATTTTTTTGTCAATTTTTCCAAATTACGTCTTTTTTCCTTTGTTTGATTAGTGAAATTAATTATTTAGTGAATTTTAGACAACAAAAACTTATCTTTATTTCTGCTTGACTACCCACTCAATTCTCCTCCAAGTTTTTTTCGACTTTTTCAGCAAACCCTAAATATATAAAAAAGTTAGAAAATTTCCCAAAATCTTATAACACTAGCTTTCAGTGTTATAGCTGAAGGGGGGACAAAATCAACTAAAAGACGGATTGTATAAGGTTTATAGCTCTTAGACCTTGTTAATAATGCTTGTGCTTGAAAATACAAGATATCTATTAATTATCTATTCCTTTACCCTTAGTAGATAGCCAGATAAAAATTTGAAAGATTTGATAATGTGATAAGTAACATCAATGTGCAACATAAGAGAGAAGTATAGGTAAATACGATTCAGTTAAAGAAAGCATAAGAGGCTGAAATTATTGAAAATTCTATACCTATGATGTCTGAAAAACAGTAACTGAACCGTATTTTGGTATAGGTAACAGTCTGTAAATGATGGAAGTTTATTTAGCCCACTTTATAAAATTATCTTCCAACTCCTAAGTCAGCGTAAATGAAAATTTCCACAGCTAAGACTATTAAAAGGATAAACTCCACAATACACAAAATATTAATAGCTAAAGGCGGCTGTGAGACTAAAAACCAAAAAGCAAGCAATGCAACTATACCAGATAAAACAAAAGTAATCTCATCAACGATT from Okeanomitos corallinicola TIOX110 includes the following:
- a CDS encoding DUF4365 domain-containing protein, with the protein product MDINQQKEQFSITYIRAIASVAGYSLYRPEIDNDSVDLGILSRGGTGKIFSPRLELQLKCTARDVLEENSIKYPLIIKNYHDLRINSLVPRILVVVLVPEKITDWIKQTEDELCLRYCAYWVSLRGMPDTTNTTNVTIEIPRHNQFTPDALQAIIQRISFGELP
- a CDS encoding chemotaxis protein CheB, which codes for MNLESSTQIEPATKILCIGASTYNTGTPQVISQALQETNLLNDWAIIWAVHDYFVIPKKENCINDIINYNFHEIKEHLIFVDENFNYLIQKGYLYILPDSYWVNAYPEKRIISRIIIDKNILMIEASNSEEIYQEEFDYVDNIENPNGIDNLPCIDKIMIQLADNHTGKIAGLLLAGLGKDGAKGMLAINRKGGKTAVQNPEECKHDRRNNTYSMPITAITEAKNEGRSHEIITLNIQKQANTNDIKTLTEWLEFIKNN
- a CDS encoding four helix bundle protein; the protein is MENFQNLRVYQLSEKLANEIWFIVINWDYFAKDTIGKQLVKSTDSIGANIAEGNGRYNLQDNQRFVKIARGSLNETRHWLRLAYQRKLLTQDQIDKIKPIIDELSPKLNAYLNSLKSKSEKN
- a CDS encoding IS5 family transposase (programmed frameshift), which codes for MYRKQKQQDTQAEEFELPFGGKLAADNRWVILAKIIPWTEFVAEYAAIFTEVLGAPAKTFRMALGALIIKEKLGTSDRETVEQIRENPYLQYFIGMSAYSNHSPFDPSMLVHFRERIDMNLVNRLNQKIVKQVLESQEEEEVKAKKSEVEDSKSEVKNRGKLILDASCAPADISYPTDLGLLNQARKHTETIIDILYNSVKVKNSNKPRTYRKIARKEYLLVARKKKVKSAERRKAIKKQLQYIKRNLAYIQQLMNAGASLLELSNRQYKMLLVVAEVYRQQLWLYEHEKRSIEDRIVSLSQPHIRPIVRGKAAKNTEFGAKFSASCFDGYVFLDQISWDNFNESGDLKSQVEAYKNFTGYYPESVHVDKIYRSRENRDWCKERGIRISGPPLGRPPKNVSKETKKQAIDDERIRNSIEGKFGQGKRRFSLGRVMAKLPHTSLTSIALTFLVMNLSTLLSRLFWGFFCQFFQITSFFLCLISEINYLVNFRQQKLIFISA